In a genomic window of Chryseobacterium sp. G0162:
- a CDS encoding SDR family oxidoreductase: MSLYTQPMLREGALKDKVAIVTGGGSGLGKAMTKYFLELGANVVITSRNLEKLQATAKELEEELRSNRERQSENKNDSEQTGGKILCVACDVRNWDEVEAMKEATLKEFGKIDILLNNAAGNFISPTEKLTHSAFDSILDIVLKGTKNCTLSIGKHWIDSKTPGTVLNIVTTYAWTGSAYVVPSACAKAGVLAMTRSLAVEWAKYGIRFNAIAPGPFPTKGAWDRLLPGDLQEKFDMKKKVPLRRVGEHQELANLAAYLVSDYSAYMNGEVVTIDGGEWLQGAGEFNMLEAIPGEMWDALEAMIKAKKSN; encoded by the coding sequence ATGAGTCTATATACACAACCGATGTTGCGCGAAGGTGCACTGAAAGATAAAGTAGCGATTGTAACAGGAGGTGGAAGCGGTCTTGGAAAAGCAATGACTAAATATTTTCTTGAACTGGGAGCCAATGTGGTGATCACCTCCAGAAATCTGGAGAAATTACAGGCTACAGCAAAAGAACTGGAAGAAGAATTGCGAAGCAATCGCGAACGCCAAAGCGAAAATAAAAATGATAGTGAACAAACAGGCGGAAAAATTCTTTGTGTAGCTTGTGATGTAAGAAACTGGGATGAGGTGGAAGCCATGAAAGAAGCAACGCTGAAAGAATTCGGGAAAATTGATATTTTATTGAATAATGCCGCCGGAAATTTTATTTCTCCAACAGAAAAACTGACTCATTCCGCTTTTGACTCTATTTTAGATATTGTTTTAAAAGGAACAAAAAACTGTACACTTTCTATAGGTAAACATTGGATAGACTCTAAGACTCCTGGAACTGTTCTGAATATTGTTACAACGTATGCATGGACAGGTTCAGCCTATGTTGTGCCATCTGCGTGCGCAAAAGCAGGTGTTTTGGCCATGACAAGATCACTGGCGGTAGAGTGGGCAAAATATGGAATTCGTTTCAATGCGATTGCTCCGGGACCTTTCCCTACAAAAGGAGCATGGGACAGACTTCTTCCCGGAGATTTGCAGGAAAAATTTGATATGAAGAAAAAAGTTCCGTTAAGAAGAGTAGGAGAACATCAGGAGTTAGCTAATCTTGCTGCATATCTTGTATCAGATTATTCTGCTTATATGAATGGTGAGGTAGTGACTATTGATGGTGGAGAATGGCTTCAGGGAGCAGGAGAGTTTAATATGCTTGAAGCAATCCCGGGCGAAATGTGGGATGCATTGGAAGCCATGATTAAAGCAAAAAAATCAAACTAA
- a CDS encoding sensor histidine kinase, with translation MKIKKLNIIITLGFIAIIGILIAQLMWTRQAYNLEDKKFNQKVNIALMEVAEKLSGGKTSYTENPVQNIANDYYVVNINNEFHPIVLEYYLKTEFTRFQINTDYVYALYNCHSDKMVYGKFMTSHQESPSNKVINFPKHKNLTYYFSIRFPDKTTYLISSLRFWYVLTFALIIILLVYVYSIYTIIQQKKFSELQRDFINNMTHEFKTPLSSILLASEALNKQDLVQENSKLQTYTSIIINQSHKLNNHIEKILNIAKNDASGLSLKPQKIVLLPFIQEIADTIQHKNADLSIEIDIENSTSIMADEFHFTNIIYNILDNSIKYCETNPVINISSYKDSKGLYLKFKDNGLGIPAKNIPHIFEKFYRVPTKRSEEVNGFGLGLFYVKKVVQQHLWKISVENNEDKGITTTLFFPFSI, from the coding sequence ATGAAAATAAAAAAACTCAATATCATCATAACGCTGGGGTTCATCGCTATTATCGGAATTTTAATAGCTCAACTGATGTGGACCCGCCAAGCTTATAATCTTGAGGATAAAAAGTTTAACCAAAAGGTAAATATTGCCTTAATGGAAGTTGCGGAAAAATTATCCGGCGGAAAAACTTCCTATACGGAAAATCCTGTTCAGAATATCGCCAATGACTATTATGTAGTCAATATTAATAATGAATTTCATCCCATAGTTCTTGAATATTATCTCAAAACAGAATTCACCCGATTTCAAATCAATACAGATTATGTATATGCATTATATAACTGTCATAGTGATAAAATGGTGTACGGAAAATTTATGACTTCTCATCAGGAAAGCCCAAGTAACAAAGTGATTAATTTTCCCAAGCACAAAAACCTTACCTATTACTTTTCAATCCGGTTTCCTGATAAAACAACTTATCTGATCAGCTCATTAAGATTCTGGTATGTGCTCACTTTTGCCCTTATTATTATTCTTTTGGTCTATGTTTATTCTATTTATACCATCATTCAACAAAAGAAATTCTCAGAACTGCAAAGAGATTTCATCAATAATATGACGCATGAGTTCAAAACACCTTTATCTTCCATACTTTTAGCATCCGAAGCTCTCAATAAGCAGGATCTGGTGCAGGAAAACTCTAAACTACAGACCTACACCTCTATTATTATCAATCAAAGCCACAAGCTTAATAATCATATTGAAAAAATACTGAATATTGCAAAGAACGATGCTTCCGGCTTGTCATTAAAGCCTCAAAAAATCGTCCTGCTTCCTTTTATTCAGGAAATTGCAGATACCATACAGCATAAAAATGCAGACCTCAGCATCGAGATAGATATTGAAAACAGCACGTCAATCATGGCTGATGAATTTCACTTTACCAATATCATTTATAATATTTTAGACAACTCCATCAAGTATTGTGAAACAAACCCGGTTATTAACATTTCATCCTATAAAGATTCAAAAGGTTTATATTTAAAGTTTAAAGACAACGGATTGGGTATTCCTGCTAAAAATATTCCTCATATTTTTGAAAAATTTTATAGGGTACCTACCAAAAGAAGTGAGGAAGTAAACGGTTTTGGGCTGGGACTATTTTATGTAAAGAAAGTAGTGCAACAGCATCTCTGGAAAATTTCTGTAGAGAATAATGAAGACAAAGGAATTACCACCACTCTCTTTTTTCCGTTTTCAATTTAA
- a CDS encoding DUF1573 domain-containing protein, producing MKKLKITALLAVLAFSPFYANVLTSDAPSIVKMVADAIKWKSESIDVGNIPQGKPKLIRFEFTNTSSKPIIIQNVAPSCGCTTADYTKTPIQPGKKGFVEASYNAAAVGPFMKTVNVTTSESKTPKTLSFKGVVAS from the coding sequence ATGAAAAAACTAAAAATTACCGCTCTTTTGGCTGTGTTGGCATTCTCTCCTTTTTATGCTAACGTTCTTACTTCAGACGCTCCATCCATTGTAAAAATGGTTGCAGATGCTATTAAATGGAAATCAGAATCTATAGATGTAGGAAATATTCCTCAGGGAAAACCAAAATTGATCAGATTTGAATTTACCAATACAAGTTCAAAACCAATCATTATACAAAATGTGGCCCCTTCATGCGGATGTACTACCGCTGATTATACAAAAACGCCTATCCAGCCAGGAAAGAAAGGTTTTGTAGAAGCTAGTTATAATGCGGCAGCAGTAGGTCCATTTATGAAAACTGTAAATGTTACTACAAGTGAGAGTAAAACGCCTAAAACGCTTTCATTCAAAGGAGTTGTTGCTTCTTAA
- a CDS encoding M1 family metallopeptidase, with protein sequence MNLKLPTLVSAITVFFFSGSVVAQETPKYDYVEAFKPFFYPQTGTETRSASGQPGHAYWQNSADYHLNVSLNESKKEITGTAEIKYTNNSPDKLSFLWLQLDQNLFAKDSRGNAVVPLSGSRNGAHGEAFEGGYTIKSVKIDGKEVKYTITDTRMQIDLSGELKARGGVAKIAIEYSFISPEYGSDRMGIQDTKNGKIFTMAQWYPRMCVYDDVMGWNTLPYVGASEFYLEYGDITANITVPANHCVVASGELLNENEVYSKEEINRWNQARNSDKTVMIRPESEIGKNKSSGTKTWKFKITQARDFAWASSAGFILDAARINLPNGKKSLAISAYPVESAGERAWGRSTEYTKAAIEHYSKKWYGYTYPAATNVAGNEGGMEYPGIVFCHMDSKGEELWGVTDHEFGHNWFPMIVGSNERLFAWMDEGFNTFINEISTEAFNKGEYYRKKNLGQAGNFFMNDNLEPVMVGPDNMKERSIAALAYYKPGAGLSILRESILGPEKFDKAFRTYIDRWAFKHPTPWDFFHSMENVSGEELTWFWRGWFFNKWKIDQAVKSAKYIDGDFKKGVQVTIENIGQLPVPTTVQLVFKDGTTKNVKIPIEVWKRNTEWTFKVDSNKEINGVKLDPDSKIPDTNLNNNSLVL encoded by the coding sequence ATGAATTTAAAACTTCCAACCCTTGTTTCAGCTATTACAGTTTTCTTTTTCTCAGGATCTGTAGTAGCACAGGAAACCCCAAAATATGATTATGTAGAAGCATTTAAGCCATTCTTCTATCCTCAGACAGGTACGGAAACCCGTTCTGCAAGCGGACAACCGGGACATGCCTATTGGCAGAATTCAGCGGATTATCATTTAAATGTCAGCTTGAATGAAAGTAAAAAAGAGATTACAGGTACCGCTGAAATTAAATATACCAATAATAGTCCTGATAAACTTAGCTTTCTTTGGCTGCAGCTTGATCAGAACCTCTTTGCAAAAGATTCCCGTGGAAATGCGGTTGTTCCTTTATCTGGAAGCAGAAACGGAGCTCATGGAGAGGCTTTTGAGGGTGGTTACACCATTAAATCAGTAAAAATTGATGGTAAAGAGGTAAAATATACCATTACGGATACCAGGATGCAGATTGATCTTTCTGGAGAATTAAAAGCAAGGGGTGGCGTGGCAAAAATTGCTATCGAATATTCCTTTATTTCCCCTGAATATGGTTCAGACAGAATGGGAATACAGGATACCAAAAATGGTAAAATATTTACCATGGCACAATGGTATCCGAGAATGTGTGTATATGATGATGTTATGGGATGGAATACGCTTCCTTACGTAGGAGCTTCCGAATTTTATCTTGAATATGGAGATATTACTGCAAATATTACGGTACCAGCCAATCATTGTGTTGTAGCATCTGGAGAACTTTTGAATGAAAATGAAGTCTACAGTAAGGAAGAAATCAACAGGTGGAACCAGGCAAGAAACAGTGATAAAACTGTAATGATACGTCCGGAATCTGAAATCGGTAAAAACAAATCTTCAGGAACAAAAACCTGGAAGTTTAAAATTACACAGGCCCGTGATTTTGCGTGGGCATCATCTGCCGGCTTCATTTTGGATGCGGCGAGAATTAATCTTCCGAATGGTAAAAAATCATTGGCTATTTCTGCTTATCCTGTGGAGAGCGCAGGAGAAAGAGCATGGGGAAGATCTACAGAATATACAAAAGCAGCTATAGAACATTACTCAAAGAAATGGTATGGGTATACGTATCCTGCTGCAACCAACGTAGCCGGAAATGAAGGCGGAATGGAGTATCCGGGAATTGTTTTTTGTCACATGGATTCTAAAGGAGAGGAGCTTTGGGGAGTTACGGATCATGAGTTTGGGCACAACTGGTTTCCTATGATCGTAGGTTCTAATGAGAGATTATTCGCATGGATGGATGAAGGGTTTAATACATTTATTAACGAAATTTCCACAGAAGCTTTTAATAAAGGGGAGTATTACAGGAAAAAGAATTTAGGGCAAGCAGGAAATTTTTTTATGAATGATAACCTGGAACCTGTTATGGTGGGACCAGATAATATGAAAGAAAGAAGTATTGCTGCTTTGGCCTATTACAAGCCTGGTGCCGGATTATCTATTTTACGAGAATCAATTTTAGGGCCTGAAAAATTTGATAAAGCTTTCAGAACTTATATAGATCGCTGGGCGTTTAAACATCCTACTCCATGGGATTTCTTTCATAGTATGGAAAATGTTTCAGGAGAAGAATTAACCTGGTTCTGGAGAGGGTGGTTTTTCAATAAATGGAAAATTGATCAGGCAGTGAAGAGTGCTAAATATATTGATGGAGATTTTAAAAAAGGGGTTCAGGTTACAATTGAAAATATTGGACAATTACCGGTTCCTACTACGGTTCAATTGGTATTTAAAGACGGAACAACAAAAAATGTCAAAATACCTATCGAAGTCTGGAAGAGAAATACCGAATGGACTTTCAAGGTGGATTCTAACAAGGAAATAAACGGGGTTAAGCTAGATCCGGATTCCAAAATACCTGATACTAATTTAAATAATAACAGTTTGGTATTGTAG